One genomic region from Haloprofundus salinisoli encodes:
- a CDS encoding 2Fe-2S iron-sulfur cluster-binding protein, translating to MALIDPVAVGLGAALTALAVAMHFSKGTGWTSTADISQEVLEQRASTVPETDFPEPMNRSIGGGGAVAVGGATAGEEGELEEGAAEEESSSPADIPEDEVEYFEVEFVKEGATIEIPNNKTVLESGEEEGWDLPYACRQGQCVSCAGQISSGGNSEDYVVHDNQQMLDDNELEEGYTLTCVAYPRADFTIETGTAP from the coding sequence ATGGCTCTGATCGACCCAGTGGCGGTAGGACTGGGCGCGGCGCTGACGGCGCTCGCCGTCGCGATGCACTTTTCGAAGGGGACGGGGTGGACGTCCACCGCGGACATCTCCCAAGAGGTGCTCGAACAGCGCGCGTCGACGGTCCCCGAGACGGACTTCCCCGAACCGATGAACCGCTCTATCGGCGGCGGCGGTGCCGTCGCCGTCGGCGGTGCGACGGCAGGCGAGGAAGGTGAACTCGAAGAGGGTGCTGCCGAAGAGGAGAGTTCGAGTCCCGCCGACATCCCCGAGGACGAAGTCGAGTACTTCGAGGTGGAGTTCGTCAAGGAGGGTGCGACCATCGAGATCCCGAACAACAAGACGGTCCTCGAATCCGGCGAAGAGGAGGGCTGGGACCTCCCGTACGCCTGCCGACAGGGACAGTGCGTCTCCTGTGCGGGCCAGATCTCCTCCGGCGGCAACTCCGAGGACTACGTCGTCCACGACAACCAACAGATGCTCGACGACAACGAACTCGAAGAGGGCTACACGCTCACCTGCGTCGCCTACCCGCGCGCTGACTTCACCATCGAGACCGGCACCGCGCCGTAA